A single window of Paenibacillus sp. FSL H8-0537 DNA harbors:
- the trxB gene encoding thioredoxin-disulfide reductase — translation MYKAIIIGTGPAGLTAAIYLARANMKPLVIEGPEPGGQLTTTTEVENFPGFPEGIMGPDLMANMRKQAERFGAEFITGWVNSVDTSARPFKLQVEGKGEYVGESLIISTGASAKYLGIPGEKENVGRGVSTCATCDGFFFRGKKIIVVGGGDSAMEEASFLTRFATNVELVNRRDELRASKIMQDRARENEKIDWSLNRTPVEVVAGPMGVTGLKVRNNETGSEEVIETHGIFIAIGHTPNTAFLNGQIDTDEHGYIKVKPGTSETNVPGIFACGDVQDSKYRQAITAAGSGCMAALDCERFLEGSMTHDWSQSL, via the coding sequence ATGTATAAAGCGATTATTATCGGTACGGGTCCTGCGGGACTGACGGCTGCGATTTATTTGGCTCGTGCAAACATGAAGCCGCTAGTTATTGAAGGACCGGAGCCGGGTGGTCAATTGACGACGACGACGGAGGTAGAGAACTTTCCGGGCTTCCCAGAAGGTATTATGGGTCCAGACTTGATGGCTAATATGCGCAAGCAAGCGGAGCGTTTCGGCGCAGAGTTTATTACAGGCTGGGTAAACAGCGTGGATACTTCGGCGAGACCGTTCAAGCTGCAAGTAGAAGGCAAAGGCGAATACGTAGGCGAGTCGCTTATCATTTCTACTGGCGCTTCCGCCAAATACCTAGGCATTCCTGGGGAAAAAGAAAACGTAGGCCGCGGTGTCAGCACCTGCGCCACTTGCGACGGATTTTTCTTCCGCGGCAAGAAAATAATCGTGGTTGGCGGCGGAGACTCCGCTATGGAGGAAGCTAGCTTCCTGACTCGCTTTGCGACGAATGTAGAGCTTGTAAATCGCCGCGATGAGCTGCGCGCTTCCAAGATCATGCAGGACCGCGCACGCGAAAATGAAAAAATCGACTGGAGCCTAAACCGCACGCCAGTTGAGGTTGTAGCTGGGCCAATGGGCGTTACTGGTCTTAAAGTACGCAACAATGAAACAGGCAGTGAAGAAGTCATTGAGACGCACGGTATTTTTATCGCGATTGGCCACACGCCAAACACGGCCTTCCTTAATGGACAAATCGATACGGATGAGCATGGTTACATTAAAGTGAAGCCAGGCACTTCCGAGACGAACGTTCCGGGTATTTTCGCTTGTGGCGACGTGCAGGACAGCAAATATCGCCAAGCGATTACCGCTGCCGGCAGCGGCTGTATGGCGGCGCTTGACTGCGAACGTTTCCTTGAAGGCAGCATGACGCATGACTGGAGCCAATCTCTGTAA
- the rapZ gene encoding RNase adapter RapZ has product METAAALAKLVIITGMSGAGKTIAVQSLEDLGFFCVDNLPPVLIPKFAELIEQSNGKIGKVALVIDLRGREFFTALAESLSYIKDHSTISCEILFLDATDGVLVQRYKESRRRHPLVPDGLPLDGIKLERRMLEDLKGSASLVIDTSSIKPAQLKERIISKFTNLEQNSLSVNVISFGFKYGIPIDADLIYDVRFLPNPHYIEHLRPNTGQTPEVYEYVMKWPETQAFLAKLVDMLQFLLPLYHKEGKSQVVIGIGCTGGKHRSVAISEYLGRVLGSSDTERVRVSHRDSDRDKH; this is encoded by the coding sequence ATGGAGACGGCAGCAGCACTAGCGAAGCTTGTTATTATTACAGGGATGTCAGGTGCAGGCAAAACGATTGCTGTACAAAGTCTGGAGGATCTTGGCTTCTTCTGCGTCGATAATTTGCCCCCGGTGCTTATCCCAAAGTTTGCTGAGCTAATTGAGCAATCAAACGGGAAGATCGGCAAGGTCGCATTGGTTATTGACTTGCGCGGCAGGGAGTTTTTTACAGCTTTGGCGGAGTCCTTAAGTTATATTAAAGACCATTCTACCATAAGCTGTGAGATACTGTTCCTGGATGCGACGGATGGCGTGCTTGTTCAACGTTATAAGGAAAGCCGTCGCCGTCACCCGCTTGTGCCCGACGGCTTGCCGCTGGACGGCATCAAGCTGGAACGCAGAATGCTGGAGGACCTGAAGGGGTCTGCTTCGCTGGTTATTGATACGAGCAGCATCAAGCCCGCACAGTTGAAAGAGCGAATTATTTCCAAGTTTACGAACCTGGAGCAAAATAGCTTATCAGTCAATGTCATTTCTTTCGGCTTTAAATATGGTATTCCGATTGATGCGGATTTAATTTATGATGTGCGTTTTTTGCCTAATCCTCATTATATTGAGCATCTGCGCCCAAATACCGGCCAGACGCCAGAGGTTTATGAATATGTGATGAAATGGCCGGAAACGCAGGCGTTTCTGGCTAAGCTGGTTGACATGCTCCAGTTCCTTCTTCCGCTTTATCATAAGGAAGGGAAGAGCCAGGTCGTTATCGGCATTGGCTGCACCGGAGGAAAACATCGCTCGGTGGCGATTTCGGAATACTTGGGCCGTGTGCTGGGAAGCAGTGATACGGAACGGG
- a CDS encoding ROK family glucokinase has translation MSQKIYVGIDVGGTAIKVGLCNENGDLLHTYEGPTETNKGTDAILENIAAYARAIVAESSYEWEQVGGVGVGIAGFLDIPTGYIKFAPNLKIRDVNLKDYLEAKLATKVLVNNDANVAALGEAWAGAGKGIDHCVCYTLGTGVGGGIIIGGKIVEGFAGMAGELGHIAIVPDLEAIQCGCGKMGCLETVSSATGIIRMAKDAVERGDRTTLAQVTDIMAKDVIDAAKAGDEVAIRIVSRAAYYLGRSMALMAVVLNPQCFIIGGGVSKAGDFLFDQIREVFEKYTQKEAQDGVKIIPATLGNNAGVVGAAGLILRS, from the coding sequence ATGTCTCAAAAGATTTACGTTGGAATCGATGTTGGCGGAACGGCAATTAAGGTCGGATTGTGCAACGAGAACGGGGATTTGCTTCATACGTATGAAGGTCCCACAGAAACGAATAAAGGTACGGATGCTATCCTTGAAAATATTGCTGCTTATGCACGTGCCATCGTCGCTGAATCTTCCTATGAATGGGAGCAGGTTGGCGGCGTAGGCGTTGGAATAGCCGGTTTCTTGGACATTCCGACGGGCTATATTAAGTTCGCGCCGAATTTGAAGATTCGCGACGTAAATTTGAAAGATTATTTGGAAGCCAAGCTTGCAACTAAAGTGCTGGTAAATAATGATGCAAACGTGGCGGCGCTGGGCGAAGCTTGGGCTGGCGCGGGCAAGGGCATCGATCACTGCGTATGCTATACGCTTGGTACAGGCGTAGGTGGCGGTATTATTATCGGCGGCAAAATCGTTGAAGGTTTTGCGGGTATGGCTGGCGAGCTTGGACATATTGCGATTGTGCCGGATCTCGAAGCGATTCAGTGCGGCTGCGGCAAAATGGGCTGCCTGGAAACGGTATCTTCCGCAACGGGCATTATCCGTATGGCGAAGGATGCCGTTGAGCGCGGCGACCGTACGACGCTTGCTCAAGTGACAGATATTATGGCGAAGGACGTTATCGATGCAGCGAAAGCTGGAGATGAAGTGGCTATACGCATTGTAAGCCGTGCTGCGTATTATTTGGGACGCTCGATGGCGCTCATGGCAGTCGTGCTGAATCCGCAATGCTTCATTATTGGCGGCGGCGTATCCAAAGCCGGCGATTTTCTATTCGATCAAATTCGCGAAGTATTCGAGAAGTATACACAGAAAGAAGCGCAGGATGGCGTGAAAATCATCCCTGCTACGCTCGGCAACAATGCAGGTGTCGTTGGCGCGGCTGGATTGATTTTGCGCTCGTAG
- a CDS encoding glycerol-3-phosphate responsive antiterminator, translating to MPFHNQQILPAPRKTKDLEKLMTSDFSYIVLLETHISQLQSIFELANAHGKKILLHADLIGGLKNDEYAAEYLCQMIRPAGLISTRGAVISTAKKNGLIAIQRLFLLDTHALEKSYVLLERTKPDYIEVLPGVMPHIIREVFERTGIPIFAGGLIRTVADVENATAAGASAVTTSRSELWTHFASTNK from the coding sequence TTGCCCTTTCACAACCAGCAAATATTGCCTGCTCCACGAAAAACGAAGGATTTGGAAAAGCTGATGACTTCTGACTTCTCCTATATTGTGCTGCTGGAGACGCATATCAGCCAATTGCAGAGCATTTTCGAGCTGGCGAATGCCCATGGCAAAAAAATTCTGCTCCACGCCGATTTAATCGGCGGTCTCAAAAATGACGAATACGCCGCCGAATATTTGTGCCAGATGATTCGCCCGGCCGGGCTTATTTCTACGCGCGGCGCCGTTATTAGTACAGCAAAGAAAAACGGCCTCATTGCGATACAGCGCTTGTTCCTGCTGGACACGCACGCACTGGAGAAAAGCTATGTGCTGCTGGAGCGCACGAAGCCTGACTATATTGAAGTGCTGCCAGGCGTCATGCCTCATATCATTCGTGAAGTTTTTGAACGGACGGGCATCCCGATTTTTGCCGGCGGACTGATCCGTACTGTAGCAGATGTAGAAAATGCGACTGCCGCTGGCGCTTCAGCAGTGACCACCTCGCGCAGCGAGCTGTGGACGCACTTCGCTTCTACGAACAAATAG
- a CDS encoding tetratricopeptide repeat protein, producing MKGKKRAATADPKTKIIPVQWDATFFFERAVRSLDRYHYDKALKYFRRAVEYEPENPVNHCNMAGILSEMGNYQESNKILHWIVDELDPTMTECHFYMANNYANMEQYEAAEGALVHYLEEDADGQYLDEAEEMMELLDYELERPTRVTSIKAREGLFEHDQARTLLEEGKFTEAVRLLEDIIAAQPEFLAARNNLALAYYYMGLFDKAMETIHEALDIDAGNLHALCNLAIFYQHAEDEKSLAPLVELLRKTAPFHEEHVFKLATTMGILGEHEAAYRHFLRLLKDPDLNQDPCLYHYAAVAACNIGRFHEAERLWRQTAKLDPKSNIPRYYMEQLELVKQGQHKSAVSYHYHLPFEEQFKLWENSSDGLPDHLKRDPLVRSSFFWALRHGDRNTKLQVIQALGMIADNEVKDALKAFLIEPGEDDYLKRIAIFVLRTIDVQEPLQAILEGKETVIEPNRVPSRLPVWEAKWQEVVEAALSRMNKRYDLIQQHDLMTLWVEFLSRVYPDVPKLSKVEGWAAALEYLTAKMHRRTISYHEVSVRYGTSIATVSKNAKRIDQVCGIKEKMRSINSVFAPDEPLE from the coding sequence ATGAAGGGAAAGAAACGCGCTGCCACAGCTGACCCAAAGACGAAAATCATACCTGTTCAGTGGGATGCCACATTCTTTTTCGAACGGGCTGTCCGCTCGTTGGACCGATACCACTATGACAAGGCACTCAAATATTTTCGCCGTGCTGTGGAATATGAGCCGGAAAATCCGGTTAACCATTGTAATATGGCAGGCATTTTATCGGAAATGGGCAACTATCAGGAATCCAATAAAATTTTGCATTGGATCGTCGATGAGCTTGATCCTACGATGACGGAATGCCATTTCTATATGGCGAACAACTATGCCAACATGGAACAATATGAAGCCGCTGAAGGGGCACTGGTGCATTATCTCGAAGAGGATGCGGATGGGCAGTACCTCGATGAGGCGGAAGAAATGATGGAATTGCTCGATTATGAGCTGGAGCGTCCAACGCGGGTAACGAGTATTAAGGCGCGTGAAGGCTTGTTCGAGCATGATCAGGCACGCACGCTGCTGGAGGAAGGCAAGTTTACCGAGGCGGTTCGACTACTGGAGGACATTATTGCGGCGCAGCCGGAGTTTCTGGCAGCACGCAATAATTTGGCGCTCGCTTATTATTATATGGGCCTGTTTGATAAGGCGATGGAAACGATACATGAGGCGCTGGATATTGATGCGGGCAACCTGCATGCCTTGTGCAATTTGGCGATCTTTTATCAGCATGCAGAGGACGAGAAAAGTTTGGCTCCACTAGTAGAGCTGCTGCGCAAGACGGCGCCTTTTCATGAGGAGCATGTATTTAAGCTGGCTACGACGATGGGGATTCTTGGCGAGCACGAGGCGGCTTACCGCCACTTCCTTCGCTTGCTGAAGGACCCTGATCTGAATCAGGACCCTTGCCTGTATCATTATGCGGCTGTAGCGGCCTGCAATATTGGGCGGTTCCATGAAGCCGAGCGGCTTTGGCGGCAGACAGCAAAGCTAGATCCAAAATCGAATATTCCTCGCTATTATATGGAACAGCTGGAGCTGGTGAAGCAAGGGCAGCACAAATCAGCGGTCAGCTACCATTATCATTTGCCGTTTGAGGAGCAGTTCAAGCTTTGGGAAAACTCCTCGGATGGACTGCCCGACCATTTGAAGCGTGACCCGCTTGTCCGCTCCTCCTTCTTCTGGGCGCTGCGCCACGGTGATCGCAACACGAAGCTGCAGGTCATCCAGGCGCTCGGCATGATTGCTGACAATGAAGTAAAGGATGCGCTTAAGGCGTTTCTGATCGAACCGGGCGAAGATGACTATTTGAAGCGGATTGCGATTTTCGTTCTGCGTACGATTGATGTTCAGGAGCCGCTGCAGGCCATATTGGAGGGCAAGGAAACGGTCATCGAACCGAATCGTGTTCCTTCACGGCTGCCCGTATGGGAAGCCAAGTGGCAGGAAGTTGTCGAGGCTGCGCTTTCGCGAATGAACAAGCGTTATGATCTAATCCAACAGCATGATCTGATGACGCTGTGGGTCGAGTTTCTAAGCCGTGTATATCCGGACGTTCCGAAGCTCAGCAAGGTGGAAGGCTGGGCCGCAGCGCTGGAATATTTGACGGCGAAGATGCATCGGCGCACGATTTCGTATCATGAGGTATCCGTTCGTTATGGCACTTCCATTGCAACGGTCAGCAAAAATGCGAAGCGAATCGATCAAGTGTGCGGCATAAAGGAAAAAATGCGTTCGATCAATTCGGTATTTGCGCCAGATGAGCCGCTGGAATAG